CTGAATCATGCTTCATAAGTTTCTGTAGAGATGTTTCACTGAAGAActgagaaaaattaaaaaagtgttCAGTCATTCCAAGTAAGAAAAGAAAGGTGTGTACAAATTAAACTTTACATTTCTTTACATTCTGCTTTCTAGATCAGTACCTCCTTACAGCGATAGTGATTAAGAACATACTACTTTTAAGTTCTATTTTTAGATATACAGAATTTGAGAAGTGAGAAAGAGGTGTTAtaagaggggaggggggcatttACCCCTCTCTCTTACCTGACTGGCCATAAGGATATTGAGATGCTCATCATTGACTTGATCACGATTCTTCTGCACGAATCCTTCTGACTCATACTCAACTTTATCAGCAAAATGGTGGACCAGGAACGCAGTACGGGAGGTCCTGGGCTTGGAGAAGTGTCCATGGGATGTCAGCTTGTTGTAGAGTTTGTTACACCAGTTCTCATCAGATCCCTTGGGGAGCTATAGACATAATTGAAATGGTTGCCTGGATGGTTAATATGTAAAATAGAATTATCTTTACAGAgacaacaaattattttttattgcatatatttttatcatttaatatgTTTCTCCAAAAGACAACATCCGTTTAAATCTTTTTGTATTGCCGATATTCAAGTTGTCTGTTTTAtacatccattcatccatcccatcattccatccatccattcgtctgtctgtctatccatccattcatcagtccatccatccatccattaatTAACCCATCCATCtatcattctttttcatttatttttttcatttattcatatttatccatctatcaatttattcatttaattgacaattttaattttttaaagggaTATGAGAATTTGTCTACTTACCATACATTCCTCATCCAGGAGATCTAAGATACCTAGCTTGCTCTCAATCATATCAATACAAGGCTGGTTGTCATAGTAATCAATGAATGACCATTCAATCTTCTCCTTCACATACTCCTCTTGCTCCAGCTTGAATACATGCTAAATAGAATAACAAGTGATGAAGAGAAAAGTTTGTTAGCTTTCTAATATAAGAATTTTATTAATTAAgttaaatgataatgaaaactgAAATTCAAGATTATCCCTAAAACAAATGGCAGCTCTACAGCTGGAGAGGGAACAAACCACCTCATGAAAGAATAATGATATGACAGAAATCTTTATCAAAAgattatcaaaagaaatattCAGGTAAAATTTATCAAATGGTAAATATAAGTCACAATAAATGACTTCTCATGAGAGTCAGAATAAAGAGTTTGTCCAATCTAtgataaataaaagtaaatgtaattacattatcattttattgagTAATCAATATAATCCTTTTGGCAAAGAACATCGAATAATGTTTAATCTGTTCTACTCATCTAGAAAAAAAGACAGTCCAGCAAGTGTCCTACTGAACATCCCTTAATAGTCAATCATACTgccagaatataaaaaatgcaaCAGCTCCCCCTAGAGTCAAGAGTTGCTCATTTGATATTTTGCAAGTCCCTAGGAGCAAGTGCATTTCTCTCTCGCTTGAGAAGCATCCGTTGTGGTAAGCAAGACTGTCTGTTAGTCATTAACTCTTGATGTGCCAAAgtcaccaatcaaaatcacatattacatgtaaattatttttGAGCTTCAGTTTCTCTGACATGTTACGGGTTAAAAAAAGGCCTGGGCCATGTGCATAAGAGTGAGAATTaaggtaactttgccattgactggtaactaccatggtaacaatgctccaCAATAAATCAAAATCTACTTACGGTACCAAGAATCAAGCCCAgtagagtatatatatataataactGTGCTATATGAATGGATATATTGTTACCATTAACATTGGATTGGCAAATATactataatggtaacttttatgtaaCATGCCAAGGACctataagaatattttattatcattctaTAAAGTTAAAACTGGAGAGAGATAGAACAATGTGAGGAAGGAGAGTATTGGTTTACAGTTACAAATGATATAACTATTTACCTGTGTAAACTGCTGTTGTAACTTCTCATTAGCATAGTTGATGCAGAACTGTTCAAAGCTGTTAATTTCAAACATCTCAAAcctgaaacaaaataaataataacaatcatcatcattacaatgaatGCTAGTTGTATCACACATATCACTCACATTAGAAAGTCTCTATGCACTTAATGAAATAGAGATTCTAACATTGTTTGCAATATATTCCCACATTTCTTAAGATATATTCTTATATTACTTAAATGTAAGAAAATGTGGGCTACAATAATAGGTATAATAAATGCAACCAAACTTTAAAGAGACATTTATTAGTAGTGACTAAATACTTCACTCATATCTACCCTTGATTTTTTCATGATTGTAATATGCTTAACTGTCTCCATACTGGAtacctaaacaagtatttttgcCTCGAGTTTAATTGTGAAACCCTATTATGTTAATGAGCATCAATCAGGTAACCCAGTTTTCCAGTCCCGCTGACTCCTGCAGTTTATTTTGACCATGTCTCTTGGGGTAACGACTGGCTGTTTTAACATCCCTTTTCTATTTTCTACTCCTCCTCTCTGCTGGCCCTCTTTCCTGATAAAAGACTTATTAAGGTGTGGCATTTTCCTGACCCCCTTGTCTCAACCTAAAAAACATCACATCCCCTGTGTGTCCTTCAACGTTTCAACCCACGAGACTTCATAGCAAACTTGTTTACATCTAATAGTACCTGTATCAAATTACATATTGCTATAAATGCAAGAGGCAATTTGAATTGTTGTGAGCTCCAAATCGagtgattttgaaattaattcGAAGTAATTCACAGCAATTCAGGAAGGTGCAAATATGCTGCTATGGCTTTCAAATCACTACCAAGACCCCATGTTATGCATTGCAGTTTTTATTACCATTGTAGCCTCTTCTGTTAATGCCTATTAAgatgtaatttatttcatagtatagaaatatatttttcgctGCTTATTTTAGTCTTGAAAAGCACAGAAGAAAGTTTAATTTTAGTCTCAGGAATTTCACAACTATAAAGAACTTATAATAAGGGAAACAGAATCACATGTTGCGGATGACATATTGAGGATCCTCAAATAATTACCGGGAACGATAATTTCAATTCCAAGACATTTTCACTAAGTTTCATTTTGAACTTTTTATAATGATATGCAACATAAAATGTTTCAGAGTACCCCATACTATCACCCCAGCTAATGCGCAACAACCCTGCTCACATTCTTAAGGATTTAAGTTAATTCCTTATTACACCTGGTTGGAGAGTGGCAACTGCCAAAGGATGCAAGTGCTGGGGGGGTCCAGAGACTAACTCACTGACCCTTAACATAACTAAAAACTTAATGTATATTTAACTACACAAATCTTTGGAGGTACAGATTGCCAAACAAAATGTAGTATTATAATATTTGGTGCATACCCGTAAATATCGAGGACACCAATGAAGTTTGTGGTCTTTGCCTGTGTGTCCATAGCCTTGTTGATCTGATCTACAATCCAAGAGAATAACTGAGCATAGATGTGCTTGGCAAGAGCATCCCTCGAGAACACCGCctgaaaacatacaaaaataagaTAGGTTGCAATTAATTAAATCAATGTTTACAAAGTATGTACAGATGGTATTGTTTTTCAGGTACATCACTTTGGAAGAAGACACTCCACCAGAATATATTGGACCTATAACATAAAGAGATACTttaaatatttacaattgatttatttttatacagTTTGCCTTGgacccattggcggcggaagccaaacaatttttttgggggaccaccaaaaatttttgacaagcaaaaaaaagttatatatcaACCAAACTTTTTAGGGGGGACCgacaaaaatttttgacaagcaaaaaaaaaaaaaaaaaaaaaaaaaggtcatcaacaaaaaatttagggggggatcgtccccccccacctcaaatttaggggggacacgtccccccgtCCCCCctgcttccgccgcctatgcttgGACCTACCTTCAATTATATAATCAATTAAACCTGAGCATACTAACTCTTTCAACTGGGACAAAATATAAACTTCCACTATTAGAATATTGTATAAGTGTTCAATATCTGTTATTTGTTTGAGGTAAATTTATTGTTACCATTCATCATCACGTTTCAAGATTTCGTCATAATTTCTTTCTATGGAAAAAGGACAAAAGTCAATGAAACATTCAGGACAAGAGGAGATTATGGGAGAAAAACAGAGACAGAGAAAGGCCAGATTGAAAGATGAGGGAAAAAGAGAGAGTGAGatgggaaaaaaaggaaaagactGGTAGAAAAATGCAGAGAATGAAAAGAGAGACACATACACAATCAATATTAGAGAGGAGGAAGATAGAAAGGCAAGGACAAAGGAAATGTAACTGATAATACACCATCTCCATCATAACAATggatatttcaaattcaaactgACACTTGATAATTCAACCATGTGTCACATACTCTAAAATAACATGCAGTTGTTGGTCAGTGCTACGATTCATATCCTTTCATATGAGAGTGGGATTTGTGTGTTTCCTTTTCTGCTGCTCATTTTCAGACAAAGTTACAGAAACAGAAATTGATCATGTGATAATTTTGGCAATTCATTAGGAAATAAGGAGCTAGAATATACTTCAAaatcaatgaagaaaaaaaaccatacTTCAATATACCTCGGTAACCCGAGTCAGTGAATTGTCCCCCAAAACTTGTAACTCCTTATTTTCTagtgaaatatttaaaaaaggttCCGTGATACAACAGACCATGAACAGTTTTCCAAACAATAAAGTGACTTTCTTCGTCCCTTAACCCTAAAACTTGCAGTAAAAGTCAGAGAGTAATACTGAGCTTcctaataaaataaaactttattgatGTTACCAAACGCCTCCGAGCTACTCCTCGTGT
This genomic interval from Lytechinus pictus isolate F3 Inbred chromosome 3, Lp3.0, whole genome shotgun sequence contains the following:
- the LOC135153415 gene encoding unconventional myosin-Vb-like, giving the protein MLTIIQHHHSIPLLRDPSPCNPFPPPPLTRKAVFSRDALAKHIYAQLFSWIVDQINKAMDTQAKTTNFIGVLDIYGFEMFEINSFEQFCINYANEKLQQQFTQHVFKLEQEEYVKEKIEWSFIDYYDNQPCIDMIESKLGILDLLDEECMLPKGSDENWCNKLYNKLTSHGHFSKPRTSRTAFLVHHFADKVEYESEGFVQKNRDQVNDEHLNILMASQYEFVAELFRPKQEAPPTHHKRGNVKPMITPVKSSKTFKKSVGSQFRDSLTYLMMKLNSTTPHYVRCIKPNDYKLPFT